A single region of the Oleispira antarctica RB-8 genome encodes:
- the proC gene encoding Pyrroline-5-carboxylate reductase, which yields MSNVCFIGGGNMATSLIGGLIAQGHAPESISVSDPNESQREQLIKQYGVNAFADCGPAMENADIVVLAVKPQVMKDVALMITTALKGFAKQPLFVSIAAGINLFSLQSWLGEKQAIVRCMPNTPSLIQLGASGLFANEQTSIVQKNLAETVLKAAGIVQWVQSEAEIDAVTAVSGSGPAYYFLFMEAMIDAGVELGLSRETASELTMQTAIGAAHMAKQSDVDVAELRRRVTSPGGTTEQAINTFESAHLRDIVKAALAAANRRSGELAQLLGEEEPSS from the coding sequence ATGAGCAATGTTTGTTTTATCGGCGGTGGCAACATGGCCACCAGCCTCATCGGTGGTTTAATCGCACAAGGTCACGCACCCGAATCCATTAGTGTCAGCGATCCTAATGAATCTCAGCGCGAACAATTAATAAAACAGTATGGAGTTAATGCTTTTGCTGACTGCGGCCCTGCCATGGAAAATGCTGACATTGTCGTGCTTGCAGTAAAACCTCAAGTGATGAAAGACGTGGCTCTTATGATTACCACTGCGCTTAAAGGGTTTGCTAAACAACCATTATTTGTATCCATCGCAGCAGGTATTAACTTGTTTTCCCTACAGTCTTGGTTAGGAGAGAAGCAAGCCATTGTGCGCTGCATGCCGAATACACCGTCACTGATTCAATTAGGGGCCAGTGGCTTATTCGCGAATGAACAGACTTCTATTGTGCAAAAGAACTTAGCTGAGACTGTGCTGAAAGCCGCTGGCATTGTTCAATGGGTGCAAAGCGAAGCTGAAATTGATGCCGTTACTGCGGTCTCTGGTAGTGGGCCTGCATATTACTTCTTGTTCATGGAAGCCATGATCGATGCTGGGGTTGAGCTAGGCTTGAGTCGCGAAACCGCCAGTGAACTAACGATGCAAACCGCCATTGGTGCGGCTCATATGGCAAAACAAAGCGATGTTGATGTTGCTGAATTACGTCGTCGCGTTACCTCTCCTGGCGGCACGACTGAGCAAGCTATTAATACGTTTGAAAGCGCCCACCTACGAGATATCGTAAAAGCGGCCCTTGCTGCGGCAAATCGTCGATCAGGCGAACTGGCTCAGCTGTTGGGCGAAGAAGAGCCATCAAGCTAG
- a CDS encoding Alanine racemase domain protein, producing MSTLEQRYQAVSTHISSVCEQAHRSDDTVKLLAVSKTKPAHMVETLYQFGQRAFGENYLQDAVEKITTLAHLKDIEWHFIGPIQSNKTRVIAEHFQWVETLDREKIAQRLNDQRSPALPALNVLIQVNISREDQKSGISPEHVESFAKFIEKLPNLSLQGLMCIPEATKDENVLAAQFDEMQQLLQQLANNHPQCTVLSMGMSSDLALAVQHGSSQVRIGTDIFGSRD from the coding sequence ATGTCCACATTAGAGCAACGATATCAGGCCGTTAGCACGCATATTTCCTCGGTTTGTGAACAAGCACACCGTTCAGATGACACGGTTAAACTGCTAGCGGTGAGCAAAACTAAGCCTGCTCACATGGTCGAAACCCTGTATCAATTTGGGCAACGTGCTTTTGGTGAAAATTACCTACAAGACGCTGTCGAAAAAATAACTACACTGGCACATTTAAAAGACATTGAATGGCACTTTATTGGTCCAATACAATCAAATAAAACTCGTGTTATCGCTGAGCATTTCCAGTGGGTAGAAACATTAGATCGGGAAAAAATCGCACAACGTTTAAACGACCAGCGTTCTCCTGCACTGCCAGCATTGAATGTATTAATTCAAGTGAATATTAGCCGCGAAGATCAAAAGAGTGGCATTTCCCCAGAGCACGTCGAAAGTTTCGCTAAATTTATTGAGAAGCTGCCGAACTTATCTCTACAAGGATTAATGTGTATTCCTGAAGCCACTAAAGATGAAAATGTTCTGGCTGCTCAATTTGATGAGATGCAGCAACTTTTGCAGCAACTCGCTAACAATCATCCGCAATGCACAGTATTATCCATGGGCATGTCGAGTGACTTAGCATTAGCAGTACAGCACGGTAGTAGCCAAGTCAGAATTGGTACCGATATTTTTGGCAGTCGTGATTAG
- the pilT gene encoding Pilus retraction ATPase, PilT, whose translation MDITELLAFSAKQGASDLHLSAEMPPMIRVDGDVRRINLPALDHKEVHSLVYEIMNDKQRKDFEEFLETDFSFEVPGVARFRVNAFNHNRGAGAVFRTIPSKILSMDDLGMGQIFKDLAMTPRGMVLVTGPTGSGKSTTLAAMVDYINDTKYDHILTVEDPIEFVHESKKSLINQREVHRDTLGFNEALRSALREDPDVILVGEMRDLETIRLALSAAETGHVVFGTLHTSSAAKTIDRIVDVFPAEEKSMVRSMLSESLQGVISQTLLKKTGGGRIAAHEIMIGTPAIRNLIRESKIAQMYSAIQTGGSLGMQTMDQCLQTMLSKGLITREVARDKAKMPENF comes from the coding sequence ATGGATATTACTGAGTTATTGGCATTTAGTGCGAAGCAAGGCGCTTCAGATTTACATCTATCCGCTGAAATGCCACCAATGATTCGAGTTGATGGTGATGTTCGCCGTATTAACTTGCCGGCGCTGGATCATAAAGAAGTTCATTCGCTCGTTTATGAAATCATGAATGATAAGCAGCGTAAGGACTTTGAAGAATTTTTAGAGACCGATTTCTCGTTTGAAGTTCCGGGCGTTGCTCGTTTCCGTGTTAACGCGTTCAATCACAACCGTGGTGCGGGTGCGGTATTCCGTACTATTCCCTCAAAGATTCTGAGTATGGATGATTTGGGCATGGGGCAGATCTTCAAAGACCTAGCCATGACCCCACGAGGCATGGTGTTGGTGACTGGGCCAACGGGTTCGGGTAAATCCACTACATTGGCCGCCATGGTCGATTATATTAACGATACCAAATACGACCATATTCTGACTGTAGAAGATCCCATCGAATTCGTACATGAATCGAAGAAAAGCCTGATTAACCAACGTGAAGTACATCGCGATACGCTGGGTTTTAACGAGGCATTGCGATCGGCGTTGCGTGAAGATCCCGATGTTATTCTGGTAGGCGAGATGCGAGATTTAGAAACCATTCGTCTAGCATTATCCGCTGCAGAAACTGGCCACGTCGTATTTGGCACCTTGCACACTAGCTCCGCCGCCAAGACCATTGACCGTATTGTGGATGTATTTCCAGCGGAAGAGAAATCGATGGTGCGCTCTATGTTGTCAGAATCCCTACAAGGGGTTATCTCGCAAACATTATTGAAAAAAACCGGTGGTGGCCGAATTGCCGCTCACGAAATTATGATTGGCACGCCAGCGATTCGTAACCTGATTCGTGAATCAAAGATCGCACAGATGTATTCTGCGATTCAAACCGGTGGCTCTTTAGGTATGCAAACAATGGATCAGTGTTTACAGACGATGCTGAGCAAAGGTTTGATTACCCGAGAAGTGGCACGCGATAAAGCGAAGATGCCTGAAAACTTTTAA
- the pilU gene encoding Twitching motility protein, producing the protein MSMEKFLRVMVEKNASDLFITAGVPASIKVHGRIMPLTKSPLAAEQSRDIVMGLMNQRQRDEFDAHKECNFAINATGIGRFRASAFYQRNVVGMVLRRIETKIPSVDELGLPDVVKELAMAKRGLILFVGATGAGKSTSLAAMIGHRNCNSKGHILSVEDPIEFIHQHQGCIVTQREVGMDTESFEIGLKNALRQAPDVIMIGEVRSSDVMSHAVTFAETGHLALATLHANNANQALDRVLHFFPPERHHQIWMDLSLNLRAIVAQQLIPTPDGKGRRAVVEVLVNTPLVSDMIRKGEVHELKALMSRQNDEGMQTFDQALYALYESGEITYEDAIAHADSPNDLRLMIKLGSETDSDHLDAASKGLTLQD; encoded by the coding sequence ATGTCGATGGAAAAATTCTTGCGGGTCATGGTGGAAAAAAACGCCTCTGACTTATTTATTACCGCGGGAGTCCCAGCTTCTATTAAAGTGCATGGCCGCATTATGCCTCTAACGAAGAGTCCGTTAGCGGCTGAGCAAAGCCGAGATATCGTTATGGGTTTAATGAATCAGCGACAGCGTGATGAATTCGACGCGCATAAAGAATGTAACTTTGCGATTAATGCCACGGGTATTGGCCGTTTCCGTGCCAGTGCTTTTTACCAGCGCAATGTTGTCGGCATGGTATTACGTCGAATTGAAACTAAAATCCCCTCTGTTGATGAACTGGGTTTGCCTGATGTGGTTAAAGAACTCGCGATGGCGAAGCGGGGTTTGATCTTATTTGTGGGTGCGACCGGTGCGGGTAAGTCGACGTCTTTAGCGGCGATGATTGGTCATCGTAACTGCAATAGTAAAGGCCATATATTAAGCGTTGAAGATCCCATTGAATTTATTCATCAGCATCAGGGCTGTATAGTTACACAGCGTGAAGTGGGTATGGATACCGAAAGCTTTGAGATTGGCTTGAAGAATGCTCTGCGTCAGGCACCTGATGTGATCATGATAGGTGAAGTGCGCAGTTCAGACGTTATGTCGCATGCGGTAACTTTTGCTGAAACGGGTCACCTAGCCTTAGCGACGTTGCACGCTAACAATGCTAACCAAGCGTTGGATCGAGTATTGCACTTTTTTCCACCAGAGCGTCATCACCAAATTTGGATGGATTTGTCGCTGAACTTACGGGCGATTGTGGCACAGCAGCTCATTCCAACCCCTGATGGCAAAGGCCGTAGGGCAGTAGTTGAGGTGCTGGTTAATACACCGTTGGTCTCGGATATGATTCGCAAAGGTGAAGTTCATGAACTGAAAGCGTTGATGAGTCGCCAAAATGACGAGGGTATGCAGACGTTTGATCAGGCCTTATACGCTTTGTATGAATCGGGCGAGATTACTTATGAAGATGCAATTGCTCACGCAGATTCGCCAAATGATCTACGCTTAATGATTAAGTTGGGTTCAGAAACAGATTCAGATCATCTTGATGCGGCCTCTAAAGGTTTGACGCTGCAAGATTGA
- a CDS encoding Diguanylate cyclase/phosphodiesterase with PAS/PAC and GAF sensor, which yields MLFHTLVELFAITVAIISAIVAWHTYALAKNQFLLLLGCGYFFIGGLDLAHMLSFTGLPFVENDSGNMSLQFWIIARFFEASLLLVAPLFINAEFRPRNLIIILSSMMLLLCWAIIQNWLPAFYIDGKGLTLTKIILEYVIILLLVGALFTFWQARQEIEMSNLILINISIILTIFAEYSLTLYSEFSDSMIIIGHMLKLLSYWAIYVVLIESSLRQPFLSLARDANTYDAVPDETIVVDRDGYVRQVNEAVRRNLDHPENAIGSRCHALQHDPKITEQDCQICRCIRVGEALARSEYFIESQQQWFEVILSKISHGDNSLAMVHVRRNITVAKDAQARSEIFNRLYTVLSHTNKAIAGASTRQMMFTDICDIAVRHGGFKMSWIGLVNHKTIKPQVHAGDESGYLKTMEIRLDDSALARGPVGQAAKTNQVRCVNNTKLDPDFTPWSDAAEQRGYEALAAVPLSINNQVVGIYAIYSELPDAFDDKMLSLLDSLGRDIGAAMLRLQERQKQDQVEAKIHQLSQVVEQNAHAILITDINFKIEYANRAFTALTGYLQQELVNKTPAILRSRYTDNDTSSDINRTLKAGREWSGQVRNQRKDGSLYWALQSIIPIKSDDGEITHYVSTSEDNTDLHNAQQTIEQLAFYDPLTNLPNRRLLSDRLQQALEHAQRNPDEMVAVMVFDLDNFKTVNDSLGHNYGDDLLKHVAQIFQSQIRSEDTVSRQGGDEFTIVLAGMKQIEKIADIADTILQKLSHPINLSGHQVVIGSSIGIAVYPNDADSHDELLRNADMAMYHAKEEGKNNFQFFMPTMNKQAHHRLLLENKLRNAIEKNHFQLFYQPQLDLKTGDVVGTEALIRWFDPEQGMISPAEFIPLAEDTGLIGQIGDWVIDAACRDMKALQAKGFPQVKVAINVSAFQFRHGKHLTEVIRQSLEEHDYPAKLFALELTESILIDDVNETLNILNSMRDLGITLAIDDFGTGYSSLSYLKQFPIDILKIDQSFIRDITTDASDKAIVSAIIAMAQQLDIDVLAEGVETLEHQAFLQSQGCDYVQGYLYCRPIPADELFDHWQKKQLTFK from the coding sequence TTGCTTTTTCATACTTTGGTCGAACTTTTTGCCATAACCGTCGCGATTATTAGTGCGATTGTTGCGTGGCATACTTATGCTCTGGCTAAAAATCAGTTTTTACTCCTATTAGGCTGCGGATACTTCTTCATTGGTGGGCTAGATCTTGCCCACATGCTTAGCTTTACCGGTCTGCCTTTTGTCGAAAATGATTCCGGCAACATGAGTCTGCAGTTCTGGATTATTGCCCGGTTTTTTGAAGCCTCTCTATTGCTCGTCGCGCCTTTATTTATTAATGCCGAATTTCGTCCGCGTAATCTTATTATTATTCTATCCAGTATGATGTTATTACTGTGCTGGGCCATTATTCAGAATTGGTTGCCAGCTTTTTATATTGACGGCAAAGGGTTAACGCTTACTAAAATAATTTTAGAATACGTCATTATTCTTTTGCTGGTCGGAGCGCTCTTTACCTTTTGGCAAGCAAGGCAAGAAATAGAGATGAGTAATTTAATTCTCATTAATATCTCTATTATTTTAACTATTTTTGCTGAGTATTCTTTGACGCTGTATAGCGAATTTAGTGACTCGATGATTATTATTGGGCACATGCTGAAGTTGCTTTCGTATTGGGCAATCTATGTTGTGTTAATCGAATCCAGCTTGAGGCAGCCATTTCTTAGTCTTGCCCGTGATGCTAATACTTATGATGCGGTTCCTGATGAAACCATTGTCGTTGATCGGGACGGGTATGTTCGTCAAGTAAATGAAGCCGTTCGTCGCAACCTTGATCATCCAGAAAATGCTATTGGCAGTCGATGTCATGCACTGCAACACGATCCTAAGATAACAGAACAAGACTGCCAAATTTGTCGCTGTATTCGTGTGGGTGAGGCATTGGCACGCAGTGAATATTTTATAGAGAGCCAACAGCAGTGGTTTGAAGTCATTCTATCGAAGATCAGCCATGGGGATAACTCTCTTGCTATGGTGCATGTTCGTAGAAATATTACAGTCGCAAAAGATGCCCAAGCCCGCTCAGAAATTTTCAATCGTTTATATACGGTATTGAGTCATACCAATAAAGCGATAGCGGGTGCAAGTACACGCCAAATGATGTTTACCGATATCTGTGATATCGCCGTACGTCATGGTGGCTTCAAAATGTCTTGGATCGGCTTAGTGAATCATAAAACGATTAAGCCGCAAGTGCATGCTGGGGATGAGTCGGGTTATTTGAAAACGATGGAGATTCGGTTAGATGATTCGGCTCTTGCTCGCGGTCCGGTCGGGCAGGCTGCAAAAACTAATCAGGTGCGGTGTGTTAATAATACCAAGTTAGATCCTGATTTTACACCTTGGAGTGATGCTGCAGAGCAGCGAGGATATGAAGCTTTAGCGGCTGTCCCTCTAAGTATTAATAATCAGGTAGTGGGGATTTATGCTATTTATTCTGAGCTGCCAGACGCTTTTGATGACAAAATGTTATCGCTGTTAGATTCACTCGGCCGTGACATTGGGGCGGCGATGTTACGCTTACAGGAGCGTCAGAAACAGGACCAGGTAGAAGCCAAAATTCATCAGTTATCCCAGGTAGTTGAACAGAACGCTCATGCAATTTTAATTACTGATATTAACTTTAAAATCGAATACGCGAATAGAGCGTTTACCGCATTAACAGGATACCTTCAGCAAGAACTGGTCAATAAAACTCCTGCAATACTTCGCAGCCGTTATACTGACAATGATACTTCTAGTGACATTAATCGCACGTTGAAAGCGGGTCGAGAATGGAGTGGTCAGGTTCGTAATCAGCGCAAAGATGGGTCGCTCTATTGGGCACTACAGTCGATCATTCCGATTAAGAGCGACGATGGCGAAATTACCCATTATGTTTCGACGTCAGAAGATAATACCGATTTACACAATGCGCAGCAGACCATTGAGCAACTTGCATTTTATGATCCGTTAACCAATTTACCTAACCGTAGATTATTATCCGATCGATTACAGCAAGCTTTGGAACATGCCCAGCGTAATCCTGATGAAATGGTTGCGGTGATGGTCTTTGACTTAGACAACTTCAAAACGGTGAATGATTCTCTGGGTCATAACTATGGCGATGATTTGTTAAAGCATGTCGCGCAAATATTCCAATCACAGATTCGCAGTGAGGATACGGTCTCTCGCCAAGGTGGGGATGAATTCACCATCGTTTTAGCGGGTATGAAGCAGATTGAGAAAATCGCAGATATTGCCGATACTATTTTGCAGAAACTGTCCCATCCAATTAATCTTTCGGGACATCAGGTTGTTATAGGAAGCAGTATTGGTATTGCGGTTTACCCTAACGACGCTGACAGTCATGATGAATTATTGCGCAATGCCGATATGGCCATGTATCACGCTAAAGAGGAAGGGAAAAATAATTTCCAATTCTTTATGCCGACCATGAACAAGCAAGCTCATCACAGGTTGCTGCTCGAGAATAAATTACGTAATGCGATTGAAAAAAATCATTTTCAGCTGTTTTATCAGCCTCAACTCGATTTAAAAACTGGGGATGTTGTTGGCACAGAAGCATTAATTCGCTGGTTCGATCCAGAGCAAGGTATGATCTCCCCAGCTGAATTTATTCCTTTAGCTGAAGATACGGGCTTGATTGGTCAAATAGGCGATTGGGTAATTGATGCAGCTTGCCGTGATATGAAAGCCTTACAAGCGAAAGGTTTTCCACAGGTTAAAGTTGCGATTAATGTATCGGCGTTTCAGTTTCGTCATGGTAAACATTTAACCGAAGTTATTCGTCAATCTCTAGAAGAGCATGACTATCCTGCTAAGCTATTTGCATTAGAGCTGACAGAAAGTATTTTGATTGACGATGTTAATGAAACGCTGAATATTCTTAATAGTATGCGTGACTTAGGTATTACATTAGCGATTGATGATTTTGGGACGGGTTATTCATCGTTAAGCTACTTAAAACAATTTCCGATCGATATATTAAAAATAGATCAATCCTTTATTCGTGACATTACAACGGATGCGAGTGACAAGGCGATTGTTAGCGCGATTATTGCTATGGCGCAGCAGCTTGATATTGATGTGTTAGCCGAAGGTGTTGAGACGTTAGAGCATCAGGCCTTTTTGCAAAGCCAAGGTTGTGATTATGTGCAGGGGTACTTGTATTGTAGGCCGATCCCCGCCGATGAATTATTTGATCACTGGCAGAAAAAACAGCTTACGTTTAAGTAA
- the pyrC gene encoding Dihydroorotase, multifunctional complex type, protein MSTLTLTHAQVLDPSQGLNQLSDIVIEYGLIAAITPAGQSTSSNPEFDAEQALLIPGLIDLSANINNVTSETLAAAKGGITHLCAQPNSKPLIDTPANVSLLQQASAKANSSRLLPIGALTQNLAGDQLANMHSLKQAGCIALSNARAPIKNALVLRRIMEYAKTHNMLIMLTAEDCDLSANGKMHEGPTANRLGLAGIAAVAETTALAQQLLLVELTGCRTHFSQLSCGRSVAMIRDAQAQGLPVSADVAIANLMFTDEDVNGFNSTFYVQPPLRTEADRKALLAGVNDGTLAICSNHQAQDIAAKKAPFAAAEPGMSILDTWLSMMLTLVNKRELELNAMINASSILPAKILGLKAGLQLKQLANLVVVKQEAKVCYSADSIASTGKNNPVLGEILMGEVTLTLSAGREVYRA, encoded by the coding sequence ATGAGTACTTTAACGCTAACCCATGCACAAGTACTCGATCCAAGCCAAGGTCTGAATCAGCTTAGCGATATTGTGATCGAATATGGCCTCATTGCAGCGATTACGCCTGCAGGACAGTCGACCTCATCTAATCCAGAATTCGATGCTGAGCAAGCATTGTTAATCCCAGGTTTGATCGATCTGAGCGCCAATATTAATAATGTGACCAGCGAAACGTTAGCGGCGGCTAAGGGCGGAATCACCCACCTTTGCGCTCAACCTAACAGCAAACCTCTCATTGATACTCCCGCAAACGTAAGCTTATTGCAGCAAGCCTCAGCCAAAGCCAATAGCAGTCGTTTATTGCCGATTGGTGCGCTGACACAAAACCTAGCAGGGGATCAATTAGCCAACATGCACAGCCTTAAACAAGCTGGCTGCATCGCGCTATCTAATGCCCGAGCACCGATTAAAAATGCTCTAGTATTACGCCGCATCATGGAATATGCCAAAACGCATAACATGCTCATAATGCTAACCGCTGAAGATTGTGATTTAAGTGCCAATGGAAAAATGCATGAAGGGCCAACCGCAAATCGTCTTGGTTTGGCAGGTATTGCGGCCGTTGCAGAAACAACAGCACTCGCACAACAGCTTCTTTTGGTTGAACTTACAGGTTGCCGTACTCACTTTAGCCAGCTGAGTTGTGGCCGTTCTGTTGCAATGATTCGTGATGCACAAGCACAAGGCTTGCCCGTCAGCGCAGACGTCGCCATTGCTAATCTTATGTTTACAGACGAAGACGTGAACGGCTTCAATAGTACGTTTTACGTGCAGCCTCCATTACGCACTGAAGCAGATCGAAAAGCATTATTAGCCGGTGTTAATGATGGTACTCTGGCTATTTGTTCAAACCATCAAGCGCAAGACATCGCCGCGAAGAAAGCACCCTTTGCCGCAGCAGAACCGGGCATGAGTATTTTGGATACTTGGTTATCCATGATGCTGACGCTGGTGAATAAAAGGGAGTTGGAATTAAACGCAATGATCAATGCTAGCTCGATTTTGCCAGCAAAGATTTTAGGACTAAAGGCTGGTTTGCAATTAAAGCAATTAGCTAATCTGGTAGTTGTTAAGCAAGAAGCGAAAGTTTGCTATAGCGCCGACTCAATCGCATCGACAGGAAAAAACAACCCGGTGTTGGGCGAAATATTAATGGGTGAAGTGACGTTAACATTGAGTGCTGGACGCGAAGTTTACCGAGCGTAA
- the pyrB gene encoding Aspartate carbamoyltransferase yields the protein MTRHSDPTQVQLTADGRLKHFLTTEGLSKALLTEILDLADSFISTQERAVKKVPLLRGKTVVNLFFENSTRTRSTFELAAKRLSADILNLDIASSATSKGETLMDTLWNLEAMYSDMFVVRHADSGAAHFIAEQVTPGVAIINAGDGRHAHPTQAMLDMLTIRRHKGAIEGQTVAIVGDILHSRVARSQIHALKTLGAKEIRVIGPATLIPKEMKDLGANIYFDMEQGLADVDVIIMLRLQKERMSDALLPSEGEYFKLYGLTEAKLALAKPDAIVMHPGPINRGVEIDSAVADGAQSVILNQVSYGIAVRMAVMAMAMSGQVAEQQALIAKGITA from the coding sequence ATGACCCGCCATTCCGATCCTACTCAAGTACAGCTCACCGCTGACGGCCGTCTAAAGCACTTCTTAACCACAGAAGGTCTAAGTAAGGCGCTATTAACTGAAATTTTAGACCTAGCAGACTCCTTTATTAGCACTCAAGAGCGAGCGGTTAAGAAGGTTCCTCTACTACGCGGTAAAACCGTGGTGAATCTGTTTTTTGAAAACTCAACGCGTACTCGTTCAACTTTCGAACTCGCAGCAAAGCGTTTAAGCGCAGACATTCTCAACTTAGATATTGCCAGCTCTGCTACCTCCAAGGGTGAAACCTTGATGGATACTTTGTGGAATCTTGAAGCGATGTACAGCGACATGTTTGTTGTACGCCATGCAGACAGCGGTGCCGCTCACTTTATTGCTGAACAAGTCACTCCGGGGGTTGCCATCATTAATGCGGGGGATGGCCGACACGCTCATCCAACCCAAGCCATGCTGGATATGCTAACCATTCGTCGCCATAAAGGCGCGATTGAAGGCCAGACTGTCGCGATCGTCGGAGATATATTGCACTCACGTGTTGCTCGCTCTCAAATCCATGCGTTAAAAACGTTAGGCGCTAAAGAAATTCGAGTAATTGGCCCAGCGACTTTGATTCCTAAAGAAATGAAAGACCTTGGCGCTAATATCTACTTCGATATGGAGCAGGGTTTAGCTGATGTCGACGTTATCATTATGTTACGACTGCAAAAAGAACGCATGTCCGACGCGCTACTTCCAAGTGAAGGAGAGTATTTTAAATTGTACGGCCTAACAGAGGCCAAGCTCGCTCTGGCCAAACCTGATGCAATTGTTATGCACCCTGGCCCGATCAACCGAGGCGTTGAAATTGACTCTGCAGTAGCCGATGGCGCGCAATCAGTGATTCTAAATCAAGTCAGTTACGGTATCGCCGTACGTATGGCGGTCATGGCAATGGCCATGAGCGGACAAGTTGCAGAACAGCAAGCGCTAATTGCGAAAGGAATAACAGCATGA
- the pyrR gene encoding Bifunctional protein pyrR [Pyrimidine operon regulatory protein; Uracil phosphoribosyltransferase], which translates to MITSVSELPDPEVLYQQLVLDVKQFIVEKNLQQPLIIGIRTGGAWLAQRLQAALNLPELGILDISFYRDDFDERGLSLQAKGSELPDSIEDRDIILVDDVLMSGRTIRAAMNEIFDYGRPTRIHLVCLLDIGQRQLPIQADLVGATLELKAGQKIKLSGPNPLALTLG; encoded by the coding sequence ATGATCACGTCAGTCTCCGAACTACCGGATCCAGAAGTCTTGTATCAGCAACTGGTTCTTGATGTTAAACAATTCATCGTTGAAAAGAACTTACAACAGCCGCTAATCATCGGCATCCGTACTGGCGGAGCTTGGCTAGCACAGCGTTTACAGGCCGCTTTAAACTTACCTGAACTGGGTATTTTAGACATCAGTTTTTACCGCGATGACTTTGACGAACGAGGATTAAGCTTACAAGCAAAAGGCTCAGAACTACCCGATTCCATCGAAGATCGTGACATCATTTTAGTTGATGACGTATTAATGAGTGGCCGTACGATTAGAGCCGCCATGAACGAGATTTTCGACTATGGCCGCCCAACAAGAATTCACCTTGTATGCTTACTGGATATAGGCCAACGCCAGCTGCCAATTCAAGCAGATTTAGTCGGTGCAACACTTGAACTGAAAGCCGGTCAAAAAATCAAATTATCGGGTCCTAACCCATTAGCATTAACCCTTGGTTAA
- a CDS encoding Holliday junction resolvase YqgF family, which produces MAQVYDHWMAFDFGTQRIGIAVGQRITGKATPIEPIKARDGIPNWEQLGKIIEEWKPQAFLTGLPLNMDGTPSDLSRRANKFANRLEGRFHRPSFTHDERLTSYEAKGIVIEMGGNRNFGENSVDGIAAQLILESFLTQYQSEQSE; this is translated from the coding sequence ATGGCACAAGTTTACGACCACTGGATGGCCTTTGATTTTGGCACCCAGCGCATTGGCATCGCCGTTGGCCAGCGCATAACAGGCAAGGCCACTCCAATTGAACCAATTAAAGCCCGCGATGGTATTCCCAACTGGGAACAGCTCGGCAAGATTATTGAAGAGTGGAAGCCACAGGCCTTTCTAACTGGATTGCCATTAAATATGGATGGCACACCCAGCGATCTCAGTCGTCGCGCCAATAAATTTGCTAATCGCCTAGAAGGCCGTTTTCATCGCCCTTCCTTTACTCACGACGAACGACTCACCAGCTATGAAGCAAAGGGCATCGTCATCGAAATGGGTGGAAATCGTAATTTCGGCGAAAACTCGGTGGATGGCATCGCAGCACAACTCATTTTAGAAAGCTTTCTGACTCAGTATCAATCTGAGCAAAGCGAATAA